From one Bacteroidales bacterium genomic stretch:
- a CDS encoding helix-turn-helix domain-containing protein gives MNESYKQLLKEIRIRRHLKDISQAKMAEYMNISQSAYGQMENGKISLSIERLKQIGEILDISMYDILRYSDFEDITAKNLVETSKQYKEELEKREKFFKNIESMIHVLGEKINECLNQYAPGNQELYKKMEQLAERYQDLLNAIDIYKIGLK, from the coding sequence ATGAACGAATCTTATAAACAACTACTTAAGGAAATCAGGATTCGAAGACACCTAAAGGACATTAGCCAGGCAAAAATGGCTGAATACATGAATATAAGTCAAAGTGCTTATGGTCAAATGGAAAACGGTAAAATCTCATTATCTATAGAAAGACTTAAACAGATTGGCGAAATCTTAGATATATCAATGTATGATATACTTAGGTATTCAGACTTTGAAGATATCACAGCCAAAAATTTAGTTGAGACTTCAAAGCAATATAAAGAGGAGCTTGAGAAAAGAGAAAAGTTTTTTAAGAATATCGAAAGCATGATTCATGTTCTTGGGGAAAAAATTAATGAATGCTTAAATCAATATGCACCCGGGAATCAAGAACTTTACAAAAAAATGGAACAACTAGCTGAAAGATACCAGGATCTTCTTAATGCTATAGATATATATAAAATAGGCCTAAAATAA
- a CDS encoding Dabb family protein — protein MYTRCFLSLLLSVFIIPSAMSQNTSARIRHTVVFTLKHEKDSPEEADFINDIKNLAAIPGVEKFEFMKQISKKNNYDYGLSMEFADQKAYDAYNQHPDHVAFVQNRWLKEVKEFMEIDFAIE, from the coding sequence ATGTATACCAGGTGCTTTCTTTCCTTACTATTGTCTGTTTTCATTATCCCGTCCGCCATGTCGCAAAACACTTCTGCCCGCATCCGCCATACTGTAGTCTTCACCCTCAAACATGAAAAAGATTCTCCTGAAGAAGCAGACTTTATTAATGACATTAAAAACCTTGCCGCCATTCCCGGTGTTGAAAAATTTGAGTTCATGAAACAGATCAGCAAAAAGAACAATTATGATTATGGACTCTCTATGGAATTCGCTGATCAGAAAGCGTATGACGCCTATAATCAGCATCCCGATCACGTGGCTTTCGTTCAGAACCGCTGGCTCAAAGAGGTAAAAGAATTTATGGAAATTGATTTTGCCATAGAGTAA
- a CDS encoding glycosyltransferase, producing the protein MTEKLKTNNSNTFEIPLGSSVQIPDYNHPQPFKQNEIITAAILGFINERQISIELINRIIESKKLQLVLIGSVEPSFKNKLSNIQRVKMTGELKGSALWAELTKIDVGLALYNLKQINPGNTSNKLWQYLLAGKPVVISDLPNLRDMDFPEKSVYRFSDDNKLLDTILLAVNEDSEKSYFERKDFAKQNSWDVRVNQFLGIFRNYFPF; encoded by the coding sequence TTGACTGAAAAGCTGAAAACGAATAACAGCAATACTTTCGAAATTCCGCTCGGATCTTCAGTACAAATTCCCGACTATAACCATCCACAGCCGTTTAAGCAAAACGAAATTATTACCGCAGCAATTTTAGGTTTCATAAATGAGCGCCAAATTTCAATTGAACTGATTAATAGAATTATTGAATCTAAAAAACTACAACTGGTACTTATCGGGTCTGTGGAGCCTTCTTTTAAAAACAAGTTAAGTAATATTCAGCGCGTTAAAATGACAGGTGAACTGAAAGGCTCGGCCTTATGGGCAGAATTAACAAAAATTGATGTAGGCCTGGCATTGTATAATTTAAAGCAGATTAACCCGGGAAATACTTCCAATAAATTATGGCAATATCTTTTGGCTGGTAAGCCTGTTGTAATCAGTGATCTTCCTAATCTCAGGGATATGGATTTCCCGGAAAAATCAGTATATAGATTTTCTGATGATAACAAACTCCTTGATACCATATTGTTAGCAGTAAACGAAGACTCTGAAAAATCTTATTTTGAAAGAAAGGACTTTGCAAAACAAAATAGTTGGGATGTTCGCGTAAATCAGTTTCTCGGAATTTTTAGAAATTATTTTCCATTTTAA
- a CDS encoding family 20 glycosylhydrolase, with translation MSRTILGLRGFLILSVIFDLPLLSQELPAPFLIIPSPKQVKVTGANGLPATALNAVMLKGTVKRPVMGNLLSVLPETHIDKKGALQLEIDTSLSLPSNEGYILTIRQSGVTIKAKDHAGLFYGCQTLEQMLEDALEYNKPLPACEITDYPVLAYRAVHFDVKHHLDHMNYYYESIDRLARYKINAVVFEFEDKLRYQRQPLVGAPQAISIDEMAALTRYARERNIEITPLVQGLGHATFILKHEAYVPLRELSWNKWAFCPLNEGTYQVLFDLYRDAIDATPGSKYLHIGGDEIGNIGLCPRCKPMADKEGMLSLSLYWLKRVCEFAAENGRIPVFWDDMPLKEAGVYETTYDDGITESDARQRWEKGMPAMDSLLEDFPKNCVYMRWNYSMARQPGNIMALDWYKSRGLNTMIATATNTEGGELFQQDIRDKGAESAGIVSIKSFIDLAAQKDVKGMLCTAWDDKSPHMENYWRGFIAAAEYSWSPGGRTLEKFDEAWLRREFGLTVPDYLLFHQKLREGSEFWYEALYKQGNMLDEDNKLQSLTRVEHWLPPLAGQENVVFDYSQKLIELPDPNAPGAWSKKYSDRLSIAGKLVNEYPENIRRLQALLDASLRNSYYWELAIALYEFQMNTPRLMVALEKMDQGQSNGRDEVKLAIDDFDKRWNNLKQVYSKTRFVEYPQNYVPDRYFHLASQREDLSWMIQAQELLMPYIKKLIDMN, from the coding sequence ATGTCAAGAACCATCTTAGGTTTGCGAGGTTTTTTAATCCTGTCGGTTATCTTTGACCTACCATTGCTTAGCCAGGAATTGCCAGCCCCTTTTCTCATCATCCCCTCACCAAAACAGGTAAAAGTCACCGGTGCTAATGGATTGCCGGCAACAGCACTGAATGCTGTAATGCTAAAGGGAACGGTTAAAAGACCTGTTATGGGGAATCTTTTATCCGTTCTTCCGGAAACACATATCGACAAAAAAGGTGCTTTGCAATTGGAAATAGATACATCCCTGAGTCTGCCTTCCAATGAAGGATATATCCTTACAATCAGACAAAGCGGAGTCACTATAAAAGCAAAGGACCATGCCGGTCTTTTTTACGGGTGCCAGACTCTTGAACAGATGCTTGAAGATGCCTTGGAATATAACAAACCTCTTCCCGCATGCGAAATAACCGATTACCCGGTTCTGGCCTACAGGGCGGTGCATTTTGATGTCAAGCACCACCTCGATCATATGAACTATTATTATGAAAGCATTGACCGGCTTGCCCGATATAAAATAAATGCCGTTGTCTTTGAATTCGAGGATAAACTCAGGTACCAACGGCAGCCGCTTGTCGGCGCCCCACAGGCAATCAGTATCGACGAAATGGCGGCACTCACCCGGTATGCCCGTGAAAGGAACATTGAAATTACACCCCTTGTACAGGGTCTGGGCCACGCCACTTTTATTCTGAAACATGAAGCCTATGTTCCCCTCAGGGAATTGTCGTGGAACAAGTGGGCCTTCTGCCCCCTCAATGAAGGCACGTACCAGGTGCTGTTTGACCTGTACCGTGACGCAATTGACGCCACACCGGGATCAAAATACCTGCATATCGGCGGAGATGAGATCGGCAATATCGGGTTGTGTCCCCGATGCAAACCTATGGCCGACAAGGAAGGGATGCTAAGCCTCAGCCTTTACTGGCTTAAGCGGGTTTGTGAATTTGCGGCGGAAAATGGGCGAATACCTGTTTTTTGGGACGATATGCCGTTGAAAGAAGCCGGTGTTTATGAAACCACCTACGACGACGGAATCACTGAATCGGATGCGAGGCAACGATGGGAAAAAGGAATGCCGGCGATGGACAGCTTGCTGGAGGATTTCCCCAAAAATTGCGTGTATATGCGGTGGAATTATTCCATGGCCCGTCAACCGGGGAATATCATGGCACTCGACTGGTACAAATCGCGTGGCCTGAATACAATGATCGCAACTGCCACCAACACGGAAGGGGGTGAGTTGTTTCAGCAGGATATAAGGGATAAAGGTGCTGAATCTGCCGGGATAGTTAGCATTAAAAGCTTTATTGATCTTGCCGCACAAAAAGATGTTAAGGGAATGCTGTGCACAGCCTGGGATGATAAATCACCTCATATGGAGAATTACTGGCGCGGATTTATTGCAGCTGCCGAATACAGCTGGTCTCCCGGCGGACGTACACTTGAAAAGTTCGATGAGGCCTGGCTCAGGCGTGAATTCGGGCTGACCGTGCCGGATTACCTTCTGTTTCACCAAAAGCTGAGGGAAGGATCGGAATTCTGGTATGAGGCATTGTATAAACAGGGCAATATGCTGGATGAGGATAACAAATTACAGAGCCTTACTCGGGTTGAACACTGGTTGCCGCCGTTGGCAGGACAGGAAAATGTGGTTTTTGATTACTCACAGAAACTGATTGAACTGCCTGATCCAAATGCGCCGGGTGCATGGTCAAAAAAGTATAGCGACCGGCTTAGTATAGCTGGGAAACTGGTTAATGAATACCCGGAAAATATAAGAAGACTTCAGGCATTACTCGACGCATCCTTAAGAAACAGCTATTATTGGGAGCTGGCCATTGCCTTGTATGAGTTCCAGATGAATACGCCACGTCTGATGGTTGCCCTTGAAAAGATGGACCAGGGCCAAAGCAATGGCAGGGATGAAGTTAAATTGGCTATTGACGATTTTGATAAACGTTGGAATAATCTGAAACAGGTATATAGCAAAACACGGTTTGTCGAATATCCTCAAAATTATGTTCCCGACCGGTATTTTCACCTGGCCAGCCAGCGCGAGGACCTGTCATGGATGATCCAGGCGCAGGAGTTGCTGATGCCGTATATAAAGAAGTTGATTGATATGAATTAA
- a CDS encoding helix-turn-helix domain-containing protein — protein MEYVALYNKEELESIIMKCLDRHQSESQKKLDQSTTFTINQVAKKLRRHHTTIKKLVKTGRIPVTNDNRITQLALNEYLSGLQTTHK, from the coding sequence ATGGAATATGTTGCCTTATATAATAAAGAAGAGCTGGAAAGCATAATAATGAAATGCTTAGACAGACATCAATCTGAAAGTCAGAAGAAACTGGATCAATCAACCACCTTCACAATTAACCAGGTGGCTAAAAAATTACGCCGGCATCATACCACTATTAAAAAGCTTGTGAAAACAGGGCGGATCCCTGTTACAAACGATAATAGAATTACTCAGCTGGCGTTGAATGAATATCTGTCAGGATTACAAACAACTCATAAATAA